In Pieris rapae chromosome 24, ilPieRapa1.1, whole genome shotgun sequence, a single window of DNA contains:
- the LOC111001683 gene encoding programmed cell death protein 4, with protein MEVESIVSDTENVVMEENEKPVVEQGAGDAAASISGRVRRRHKKLARTNSKEGSNVSAPLPKYRSWKNSRRPRNGHGRGLPKKGGAGGKGVWGLPGSEMLEEYAEDENDPNYDSEAIANGDIEFKQVIVEAEPEEIVRKSEPVILEYFEHGDTNAAAEDFLEYVTAKRSHLVCETIVEIALDHKPSHCEMASVLISDLYGRVFSVRDISYAFERLLDKLPDLILDTPDAAVLLSNFIARCVADDCLPPRFVQAMSNVELNPPARQTIQRAETLLSMKHGLVRLDNIWGVGGGIRPVKSLIRQIQLLLKEYLTSSDLTEAMRCVKDLEVPHFHHELVYETVLLAVEAINTSVEEQLCTFLSELRRCVIVTPDQMDRGFLRVLEDMSDIVLDVPLAYIMLDRFVERCQHKFRLGETVLKRMPTRGRKRFVSEGDGGAIKDHVLKLRE; from the exons ATGGAAGTTGAAAGCATTGTGTCCGACACTGAAAACGTGGTTATGGAAGAAAACGAGAAGCCGGTGGTAGAGCAAGGCGCTGGAGACGCCGCTGCCTCCATTTCAGGCCGTGTGCGTCGTAGGCACAAGAAATTGGCCCGTACTAACAGCAAGGAAGGAAGCAACGTATCCGCGCCGCTTCCTAAATATCGCAGCTGGAAGAATAGTCGTCGACCAAGGAACGGGCATGGCAGGGGCTTGCCtaaaaaag GTGGTGCTGGTGGTAAGGGTGTCTGGGGTCTGCCAGGCTCCGAAATGCTTGAAGAGTACGCGGAAGACGAGAACGATCCAAACTACGACTCTGAGGCAATAGCCAATGGTGATATTGAGTTTAAACAAGTGATTGTTGAGGCTGAGCCTGAGGAAATTGTG CGTAAATCGGAGCCAGTGATACTGGAGTACTTCGAGCATGGAGATACCAACGCTGCGGCTGAAGATTTCTTGGAGTATGTCACGGCGAAACGGAGCCACTTG gtaTGCGAAACAATTGTTGAGATCGCGTTGGACCACAAACCGTCGCACTGTGAAATGGCTTCCGTTCTGATATCGGATTTGTATGGGAGAGTGTTCTCGGTACGAGATATCAGTTATG CATTTGAAAGATTATTGGACAAGTTACCCGATCTCATATTGGACACGCCCGATGCAGCAGTACTCTTGTCTAACTTCATCGCCAGGTGTGTCGCTGATGATTGCCTGCCGCCTAGATTTGTTCAGGCCATGTCCAATGTGGAGTTGAATCCGCCTGCCAG ACAAACTATCCAAAGAGCGGAGACTCTATTGTCTATGAAGCATGGACTCGTCCGACTGGACAACATATGGGGCGTTGGTGGTGGTATCAG GCCAGTCAAATCTCTGATCCGTCAGATCCAACTTCTCCTGAAAGAGTACCTGACGTCGTCTGACTTGACTGAAGCCATGCGTTGCGTGAAGGATCTGGAGGTGCCCCATTTCCACCATGAGTTGGTGTATGAG acCGTCTTGTTAGCAGTTGAAGCGATCAACACTAGTGTTGAAGAACAGCTTTGCACGTTCCTGTCGGAACTGCGACGCTGTGTTATTGTCACACCAGATCAGATGGACAGG ggTTTTCTCCGAGTGCTAGAAGATATGTCTGATATAGTGTTGGATGTGCCCCTGGCGTACATAATGCTGGATCGCTTCGTTGAACGGTGCCAGCACAAGTTCAGATTGGGCGAGACTGTTCTCAAGCGTATGCCCACTCG agGTCGCAAACGCTTTGTGTCTGAAGGTGACGGTGGCGCCATCAAGGACCACGTACTCAAACTGCGCGAGTAA
- the LOC123690369 gene encoding protein ALP1-like isoform X1, protein MDRNKLIAYLLLRRHYSILKIRQRRYWIHPLSKGMNPNGEFFSKKYEALKIDEKKFVAYFRMSISSFEELLSELSKYIQKKKNKGRKPVTALEMLGLTLRFLATGSDFKTMHTNYFRGASTIAKIVRTVCRAIWKHLSSQNIPPITKQVLEDVAIEFDKKANFPNCIGALDGKHVRITCPAHSGSLFYNYKGYNSIVLLALVDSRYRFIFVDIGAYGKESDSTVFQNSKLYDLIMTRKLPIPVPKPLPGSQNETPFVFVGDEAFSISNNVMRPYSGKHLSVQQRVYNYRLSRARRYVECAFGILANKWRIFHRSMNVQYEFATDIIKACCVMHNFVLNRDGVQATDDIIFDDSDLQMLHLPTANENNLSPHLIRNDFCNYFSSDVGALSWQLNKI, encoded by the exons ATGGATCGTAATAAACTTATTgcttatttgttattaagaaGACATTATTCTATCTTAAAAATACGGCAAAGAAGATACTGGATACATCCATTAAGTAAGGGTATGAATCCAAATGGCGAGttcttttctaaaaaatacgAAGCATTAAAGATAgacgaaaaaaaatttgttgcCTACTTTAGAATGAGTATATCATCATTTGAAGAGCTATTAAGCgagttatcaaaatatatacagaagaaaaaaaataaaggaaggAAACCAGTTACTGCTTTGGAAATGCTGGGCTTAACTTTAAG atTTCTAGCAACCGGCAGTGACTTTAAAACCATGCATACGAATTACTTCCGAGGAGCAAGTACAATAGCAAAAATTGTAAGGACAGTTTGTCGCGCCATATGGAAACATCTATCAAGTCAAAATATACCTCCTATAACAAAACAGGTTCTAGAAGATGTCGCTATTGAGTTTGACAAGAAAGCAAATTTTCCTAACTGCATAGGAGCTCTTGATGGTAAACATGTCCGTATTACATGTCCTGCGCACAGTGGATCActgttttacaattataagGGCTATAattcaatagttttattagcTCTTGTAGATTCTAGATATAGATTCATTTTTGTCGATATAGGAGCGTATGGCAAGGAAAGTGACTCCACCGTTTTCCAGAACTCTAAACTTTATGATTTGATTATGACACGCAAATTACCTATTCCTGTACCAAAGCCTTTACCAGGTTCTCAAAATGAAActccatttgtttttgtaggAGATGAAGCATTCTCAATTTCGAATAACGTCATGCGCCCTTACTCAGGGAAACATTTGTCGGTACAACAAAGAGTTTACAATTATCGACTGAGTCGTGCCCGAAGATATGTCGAGTGCGCTTTTGGCATCCTAGCCAATAAATGGCGCATATTTCATCGATCTATGAATGTGCAATACGAATTTGCGACAGACATTATCAAGGCATGTTGTGTAATGCACAACTTTGTTTTGAATCGAGATGGAGTACAAGCGACCGATGACATTATCTTTGATGATTCTGATCTGCAAATGTTGCATTTGCCCACagcaaatgaaaataatttaagcccACATCTAATACGgaatgatttttgtaattactttTCCAGTGATGTTGGCGCCCTAAGTTggcaattaaacaaaatatga
- the LOC123690369 gene encoding uncharacterized protein LOC123690369 isoform X2, which produces MDRNKLIAYLLLRRHYSILKIRQRRYWIHPLSKGMNPNGEFFSKKYEALKIDEKKFVAYFRMSISSFEELLSELSKYIQKKKNKGRKPVTALEMLGLTLRFLATGSDFKTMHTNYFRGASTIAKIVRTVCRAIWKHLSSQNIPPITKQVLEDVAIEFDKKANFPNCIGALDGDEAFSISNNVMRPYSGKHLSVQQRVYNYRLSRARRYVECAFGILANKWRIFHRSMNVQYEFATDIIKACCVMHNFVLNRDGVQATDDIIFDDSDLQMLHLPTANENNLSPHLIRNDFCNYFSSDVGALSWQLNKI; this is translated from the exons ATGGATCGTAATAAACTTATTgcttatttgttattaagaaGACATTATTCTATCTTAAAAATACGGCAAAGAAGATACTGGATACATCCATTAAGTAAGGGTATGAATCCAAATGGCGAGttcttttctaaaaaatacgAAGCATTAAAGATAgacgaaaaaaaatttgttgcCTACTTTAGAATGAGTATATCATCATTTGAAGAGCTATTAAGCgagttatcaaaatatatacagaagaaaaaaaataaaggaaggAAACCAGTTACTGCTTTGGAAATGCTGGGCTTAACTTTAAG atTTCTAGCAACCGGCAGTGACTTTAAAACCATGCATACGAATTACTTCCGAGGAGCAAGTACAATAGCAAAAATTGTAAGGACAGTTTGTCGCGCCATATGGAAACATCTATCAAGTCAAAATATACCTCCTATAACAAAACAGGTTCTAGAAGATGTCGCTATTGAGTTTGACAAGAAAGCAAATTTTCCTAACTGCATAGGAGCTCTTGATG gAGATGAAGCATTCTCAATTTCGAATAACGTCATGCGCCCTTACTCAGGGAAACATTTGTCGGTACAACAAAGAGTTTACAATTATCGACTGAGTCGTGCCCGAAGATATGTCGAGTGCGCTTTTGGCATCCTAGCCAATAAATGGCGCATATTTCATCGATCTATGAATGTGCAATACGAATTTGCGACAGACATTATCAAGGCATGTTGTGTAATGCACAACTTTGTTTTGAATCGAGATGGAGTACAAGCGACCGATGACATTATCTTTGATGATTCTGATCTGCAAATGTTGCATTTGCCCACagcaaatgaaaataatttaagcccACATCTAATACGgaatgatttttgtaattactttTCCAGTGATGTTGGCGCCCTAAGTTggcaattaaacaaaatatga
- the LOC123690370 gene encoding uncharacterized protein LOC123690370 produces the protein MTSYLLTRMQFVSNTLANNMCQPRSSFKIKMSDVDVDLFIISSVQEHRCLWDTSDKTYKDKFIKQEAWKSICEIFYVDYKEKNSTEKSKLGNDLVKKWKAIKDNFAKYQKKLKDANRSGAGAAKIKEYHLNKQLQFLKKVSQNATDSSLCVTEGDIENEITALPRYKSQPRKRKADDKDDIEEDLLAILKTPENRHLHFFKGILPSLQTLNENQTLIFQSRVLQILTDILQPSIHQNTHHGYNQEYQHQGYNQGYSTMRYDNTVQSGYHTSTPGSSITEQRTTSSSNQQRPINSPFLLDETSATSYVSQDEEFDFS, from the exons ATGACGTCATACTTGTTGACAAGGATGCAGTTTGTTTCTAACACTCTTGCAAACAACATGTGTCAACCGAGAagcagttttaaaattaaaatgtctgACGTTGACGTCGATCTGTTTATTATATCTTCGGTTCAGGAACACCGTTGTTTGTGGGATACTAGTGACAAAACCTATaaagacaaatttataaaacaagaagCATGGAAAAGCATTTGTGAGATCTTTTATGTTGATTACAAGGAAAAAAACTCAACCGAAAAATCAAAACTGG GTAATGATTTAGTCAAGAAGTGGAAGGccataaaagataattttgctaaatatcaaaaaaaactaaaagatgCCAATCGATCAGGAGCTGGAGCtgcaaaaattaaagaatatcACTTGAATAAACAATTACAGTTTTTGAAAAAGGTTTCACAAAATGCAACTGATTCCAGTTTATGTGTAACGGAAGGAGATATTGAGAATGAAATAACGGCATTGCCTCGTTATAAAAGTCAACCACGAAAACGAAAGGCAGATGATAAGGATGATATTGAAGAAGATTTATTggcaatattaaaaacaccGGAGAATAGACATTTGCATTTTTTCAAGGGGATTTTACCATCTCTACAAACGTTAAATGAGAATCAAACATTGATATTTCAAAGTCGGGTGCTTCAAATATTAACGGACATTCTTCAACCTTCAATTCATCAAAATACACATCACGGCTATAATCAAGAATATCAGCATCAGGGTTATAATCAAGGATATTCAACTATGAGATACGATAATACGGTTCAGAGTGGCTACCACACTTCTACTCCTGGAAGTTCGATTACTGAACAGAGGACTACCTCATCATCAAACCAACAACGTCCAATAAATTCACCATTTTTACTGGACGAAACGTCAGCTACTTCCTATGTTTCACAAGATGAGGAGtttgatttttcttaa
- the LOC123690368 gene encoding uncharacterized protein LOC123690368, whose product MSRSRKILSLCLEPNDHHNTVTDDLSIVAEDTQPKDVEENCDTSNKENTYHINEPTTHIPNLQVECNRIENEDCNLQEPESTGEETDDSVKDRDYKLSSKKRSKNLVVSRQRSSSTSSTNSSSSSSSSSSSSSSSSSSSDTPSSNRNSPTSTSVLLSLNKQTNQDNNECLPSTSKEINLNSIHSPIPNETVVQGNFNTRKRRRGEAQWKQNITKVLRNSGLPYQTKSGRNISKKQMKPSCGEGCRLKCSYFLTDEIRIQIFDSYWALKDLEKQRLFIHKHIQQIEIKFRSTKAQKNRKINYAFYFEVEGSLKRVCKTMFKNTLDINDRTIRTVTEKSTGGFLKEDERGKHGKHYTVGDTIKNDIRNHIKRIPKIESHYLRAQTTREYIDGGKTISDLHRDYVNECKQDGRNFGNYVMYSRIFNGEFNLGFFVPKKDRCELCVAYENAVPESKLLLKKKYDEHLVDKVLSREEKKRDKIALKENKNLIVSVYDLQAVLQVPRGDVSVFYYKSKLNNMNFTISKLKAEESGKKKKRQQTEDDSYNGDTIVNNSITDCYFWHEGQGNRGSDEIGSCLLKYIEKELHDYEGDQLADIVFYSDNCCGQNKNKFIVGLYMYAILKFSNLNSITHKFLIAGHTQNEGDAIHSVIEKQIKRSLKTGPIYVPSQYVQIIKEAKKTGEPLRVNELSHTDFINLKRLVSDLGITTLNKLKISEVKMMMITKAAPNILKYKTSYTDIEWSETNLLSRNKKIIVPDLKQVYAAKIEIKERKKNDLMTLLLNNHIPSFYANFYNSL is encoded by the coding sequence ATGTCCAGATCcagaaaaatattgtcattatGTCTGGAACCCAATGACCATCATAACACAGTAACTGATGACTTGTCTATTGTGGCGGAAGATACGCAACCAAAAGATGTAGAAGAAAATTGTGACACGTCAAATAAAGAGAATACATATCATATAAATGAACCTACTACACACATTCCCAACTTACAGGTAGAATGTAATAGAATAGAGAATGAAGACTGTAATTTGCAAGAACCCGAATCTACGGGTGAAGAAACAGACGATTCTGTTAAAGATCGTGATTATAAATTGTCTTCCAAAAAGCGTAGCAAGAATTTAGTAGTTTCTCGTCAGCGATCATCTAGTACTTCATCTACAAATTCCTCTTCGTCTAGTTCATCCTCATCTAGTTCATCTTCATCTAGTTCATCCTCTTCTGATACTCCTTCGTCTAATAGAAATTCTCCAACATCTACCTCTGTACTATTGTcacttaataaacaaacaaatcaagACAACAATGAATGCTTGCCTTCAACTTCCAaagaaattaacttaaatagtaTTCATTCTCCAATACCAAACGAGACCGTAGTACAGGGAAATTTCAATACACGTAAGAGACGCCGTGGAGAGGCACAATGGAAGCagaatataacaaaagttTTACGAAACTCTGGATTACCCTATCAAACGAAGTCCGGACGAAATATTTCtaagaaacaaatgaaaccAAGTTGTGGAGAAGGTTGTAGACTTAAATGCAGCTATTTTCTTACCGATGAAATAAGAATTCAAATCTTTGATTCTTATTGGGCTTTGAAAGATTTAGAGAAACAGAGACTATTCATTCACAAACACATACAACAGATAGAGATAAAGTTTCGGTCTACCAAAGCACAGAAAAATCGAAAAATCAACTATGCATTTTACTTTGAGGTTGAAGGTTCATTAAAAAGGGTTtgcaaaacaatgtttaaaaatacattggaTATTAATGATAGAACAATTAGAACTGTAACAGAGAAATCTACTGGAGGATTTTTGAAAGAAGATGAAAGAGGGAAACACGGTAAACATTATACTGTAGGTGACactataaaaaatgatataagAAATCATATAAAACGTATACCGAAAATTGAAAGTCATTATTTAAGAGCACAAACAACACGAGAATACATTGATGGAGGAAAGACTATATCTGACTTACATAGAGATTATGTGAATGAATGTAAACAAGATGGACGCAACTTTGGAAACTACGTAATGTACAGTCGTATTTTTAACGgtgaatttaatttaggattttttgtgccaaaaaaagACAGATGTGAATTATGTGTAGCTTATGAAAATGCAGTTCCCGAAAGTAAACTGTtgctcaaaaaaaaatatgatgaacATTTAGTGGACAAGGTTTTATCCAGGGAAGAAAAAAAGCGAGATAAAATAGCcctaaaagaaaacaaaaacctGATTGTATCTGTATACGATTTACAAGCAGTTTTACAGGTACCTCGTGGTgatgtttctgttttttattataagagcaaattaaataatatgaacttTACGATAAGCAAATTGAAAGCAGAAGAATcgggaaaaaagaaaaaaaggcaACAGACTGAAGACGATAGTTACAATGGAGACACTATTGTAAATAACAGTATTACCGATTGTTATTTTTGGCACGAGGGTCAGGGTAATCGGGGTTCAGATGAGATTGGTAGCTGTTtgcttaaatatatagaaaaagaaTTGCATGATTACGAGGGTGACCAACTAGctgatatagttttttattcggATAACTGTTGCggccaaaacaaaaataagtttattgttGGATTGTACATGTATGCAATATTGaagtttagtaatttaaattctattactCATAAATTTTTGATAGCCGGACATACGCAAAACGAAGGTGATGCCATACATTCGGTAAtcgaaaagcaaataaaacgtTCCTTGAAAACTGGTCCAATTTACGTGCCAAGTCAGtacgtacaaataattaaagaggCTAAGAAAACTGGGGAACCACTAAGAGTTAATGAACTATCACACaccgattttattaatttaaaaagattagttAGTGATCTAGGTATTACTACTTTAAATAAGCTAAAGATTTCTGAAGTTAAAATGATGATGATTACCAAAGCCGcaccaaatattttaaagtacaaaACGTCGTACACTGACATTGAATGGTCTGAAACTAATTTACTttctcgaaataaaaaaataatagttcctGATCTAAAGCAAGTTTATGCTGCTAAAATAGAGATTAAGGAACGGAAAAAGAATGACTTAATGACATTACTTCTTAACAACCACATTCCTAGTTTTTATGccaacttttataatagtttataa
- the LOC111001696 gene encoding clumping factor A isoform X2, translating to MSVREEDSQKTSSSGRGLGFAAAAIGVGVGVGAALYYFFGQKEPEAGSSNQWEGQQFTMDYTDTSNDYITTTDTSINETDLDSSLIFSESEDSVGYENMDYSERSTDELETNDDESVSNFNESIDEDSDNDVMSVESSDLDDDYQETQNTDSDTHISSDSESVYEGSENDSDFENIQRDDFAHVSSEASHSYYSPFPRMLGIMGWQYSSFSDRSVGPLSSLSSAKKREAFRERSWTLEQCSICFDVILKEQEVMALACTHRFHTSCILPWLEKQQTCPNCRKSI from the exons atgAGTGTTCGCGAGGAAGATTCACAAAAAACAAGCAGTTCAGGTCGTGGGTTAGGTTTTGCGGCTGCAGCTATCGGAGTTGGCGTTGGCGTTGGGGCTGCCTTGTACTACTTCTTTGGCCAAAAAGAACCTGAGGCTGGTTCTTCAAATCAGTGGGAAGGTCAGCAATT CACTATGGACTACACCGACACCAGCAATGACTATATAACAACAACAGACACTAGTATTAATGAGACTGACCTTGATTCATCACTGATTTTTTCTGAAAGCGAGGATTCTGTTGGATATGAGAATATGGATTATTCTGAAAGATCTACAGATGAATTAGAAACAAATGATGATGAATCtgtatcaaattttaatgaatcaaTTGATGAGGACTCTGATAATGACGTAATGAGTGTTGAATCTAGTGATTTAGATGATGATTACCAGGAGACTCAAAACACAGATAGTGATACACACATCTCTAGTGATTCAGAATCAGTATATGAAGGATCTGAGAATGATTCAGACTTTGAAAATATTCAGCGAGACGACTTTGCTCATGTATCATCTGAAGCTTCACACAGCTATTATAGCCCTTTTCCTCGAATGTTGGGGATTATGGGTTGGCAATATTCAAGTTTTAGTGACCGCAGTGTAGGTCCCCT ATCATCGCTTTCATCAGCAAAGAAAAGGGAAGCGTT TCGCGAGAGGTCATGGACTCTAGAACAGTGCTCCATATGTTTCGATGTAATATTGAAGGAGCAAGAGGTGATGGCATTGGCGTGCACACACAGATTCCATACCTCATGCATCCTGCCATGGCTTGAGAAGCAGCAGACATGCCCGAACTGTCGCAAAAGCATTTAG
- the LOC111001696 gene encoding clumping factor A isoform X1, with product MSVREEDSQKTSSSGRGLGFAAAAIGVGVGVGAALYYFFGQKEPEAGSSNQWEGQQFTMDYTDTSNDYITTTDTSINETDLDSSLIFSESEDSVGYENMDYSERSTDELETNDDESVSNFNESIDEDSDNDVMSVESSDLDDDYQETQNTDSDTHISSDSESVYEGSENDSDFENIQRDDFAHVSSEASHSYYSPFPRMLGIMGWQYSSFSDRSVGPLNNSRSSLSSAKKREAFRERSWTLEQCSICFDVILKEQEVMALACTHRFHTSCILPWLEKQQTCPNCRKSI from the exons atgAGTGTTCGCGAGGAAGATTCACAAAAAACAAGCAGTTCAGGTCGTGGGTTAGGTTTTGCGGCTGCAGCTATCGGAGTTGGCGTTGGCGTTGGGGCTGCCTTGTACTACTTCTTTGGCCAAAAAGAACCTGAGGCTGGTTCTTCAAATCAGTGGGAAGGTCAGCAATT CACTATGGACTACACCGACACCAGCAATGACTATATAACAACAACAGACACTAGTATTAATGAGACTGACCTTGATTCATCACTGATTTTTTCTGAAAGCGAGGATTCTGTTGGATATGAGAATATGGATTATTCTGAAAGATCTACAGATGAATTAGAAACAAATGATGATGAATCtgtatcaaattttaatgaatcaaTTGATGAGGACTCTGATAATGACGTAATGAGTGTTGAATCTAGTGATTTAGATGATGATTACCAGGAGACTCAAAACACAGATAGTGATACACACATCTCTAGTGATTCAGAATCAGTATATGAAGGATCTGAGAATGATTCAGACTTTGAAAATATTCAGCGAGACGACTTTGCTCATGTATCATCTGAAGCTTCACACAGCTATTATAGCCCTTTTCCTCGAATGTTGGGGATTATGGGTTGGCAATATTCAAGTTTTAGTGACCGCAGTGTAGGTCCCCT aaATAATTCCAGATCATCGCTTTCATCAGCAAAGAAAAGGGAAGCGTT TCGCGAGAGGTCATGGACTCTAGAACAGTGCTCCATATGTTTCGATGTAATATTGAAGGAGCAAGAGGTGATGGCATTGGCGTGCACACACAGATTCCATACCTCATGCATCCTGCCATGGCTTGAGAAGCAGCAGACATGCCCGAACTGTCGCAAAAGCATTTAG